From Levilactobacillus zymae, a single genomic window includes:
- the murG gene encoding undecaprenyldiphospho-muramoylpentapeptide beta-N-acetylglucosaminyltransferase: MRLMVSGGGTGGHIYPALALIKALKKRDPNAEVLYVGSERGLESSIVPAKGIAFKATRIQGFKRSLSLENFKTVYLFLKSVHSAKKMIREFKPDVVVGTGGYVSGAVVFAASRLHVPTMIHEQNSVVGITNKFLSRYVNKIAYVFDAAVDQLPANKMVKTGNPRAQEAAEVVSHFSWSEYGLQDDVPTLLIFGGSQGALKINAATVAALPQFNQRQYQVVFVTGQKRYDGVMDQLKGVTVAPNVVVKPYIPNMPEVLPKVAAIVGRAGATSLAEITADGIPSILIPSPYVTADHQTKNAQSLASVGAAEIIKEADLTGNTLVAKADQLMNDGHLRHDMAVASKHLGVPDAADRVLDVVMSLKRK; this comes from the coding sequence ATGCGATTAATGGTATCGGGCGGCGGTACCGGGGGCCACATCTATCCGGCCCTGGCACTGATCAAAGCCCTCAAAAAACGGGACCCCAACGCTGAGGTTCTGTACGTTGGCTCGGAACGGGGATTAGAAAGTTCGATCGTTCCGGCGAAGGGAATTGCCTTTAAAGCGACCCGTATTCAGGGGTTCAAGCGATCCTTGTCGTTAGAAAATTTCAAAACGGTTTATCTATTCTTGAAGAGTGTCCACAGTGCGAAGAAGATGATTCGGGAATTTAAACCCGATGTTGTCGTGGGGACCGGGGGGTACGTTTCCGGTGCCGTCGTCTTTGCGGCTAGTCGCTTGCACGTGCCCACGATGATCCATGAACAAAACAGCGTGGTGGGCATCACCAACAAGTTTTTGAGTCGTTACGTTAATAAGATTGCCTACGTCTTCGATGCGGCGGTCGATCAATTACCCGCCAACAAGATGGTGAAAACCGGTAATCCCCGAGCCCAGGAAGCCGCCGAAGTGGTTAGCCACTTCAGCTGGTCGGAATATGGGCTGCAGGACGATGTGCCAACGCTGTTAATTTTCGGGGGCTCGCAAGGGGCGTTGAAAATCAACGCGGCCACGGTGGCGGCATTGCCACAATTTAACCAGCGCCAATACCAAGTGGTCTTTGTGACTGGCCAGAAGCGCTATGACGGCGTAATGGATCAGCTTAAGGGGGTCACGGTGGCGCCTAACGTGGTGGTCAAGCCTTACATTCCGAATATGCCGGAAGTGTTGCCGAAGGTGGCCGCCATTGTCGGTCGCGCGGGGGCCACTAGTTTGGCCGAAATTACGGCCGATGGCATTCCATCAATTCTGATCCCTAGTCCCTATGTGACGGCCGATCATCAGACTAAAAACGCCCAGTCGCTGGCAAGCGTAGGCGCTGCTGAAATTATTAAAGAGGCCGATTTGACCGGCAATACGCTGGTCGCCAAGGCTGATCAATTAATGAACGATGGCCACTTACGCCACGATATGGCGGTGGCTTCTAAGCATCTGGGGGTTCCGGATGCGGCCGACCGGGTCCTAGACGTGGTCATGTCCTTAAAGCGGAAGTAA
- a CDS encoding FtsQ-type POTRA domain-containing protein: MKFRLNRKQSQQPKTREMTPWEAYQSRAAQRQKQAKTPKWFRRAKRIGDKLPRLRHQRNQKLARRLTLLLGIFLVVMGLMVYLVSPLSHVQTVRIQGARALSSRQIQRAVGITPGDSIFNVWGHERALQQRAPKRNSRIKRATVRFHQPNRVTVTVTEYVTAGYVMRQGQYYEVLENGVVSQQSVTQPKSGTPVYGNFKSAKTLHRMILQYAKLSAPIKHSISEIQASPTKTDPQRIHLFMNDGNEVYASLTTFARKMAYYPSIASKMKQKGVVNLEVGAYSYAFKK; encoded by the coding sequence GTGAAGTTTCGGTTGAACCGCAAACAATCCCAACAGCCCAAGACACGGGAAATGACCCCCTGGGAGGCTTATCAGTCGCGGGCGGCTCAGCGGCAAAAGCAGGCGAAGACGCCCAAGTGGTTTCGGCGGGCCAAACGGATCGGTGATAAGCTTCCCCGGCTGCGCCATCAGCGGAACCAAAAACTGGCGCGTCGCTTGACGTTACTCCTGGGAATTTTCTTAGTGGTGATGGGACTCATGGTGTATCTGGTTTCCCCACTGAGTCACGTGCAGACAGTGCGAATCCAAGGCGCCCGGGCCTTATCGTCTCGGCAGATTCAACGAGCGGTGGGCATTACGCCTGGCGATTCCATCTTTAATGTGTGGGGACACGAGCGTGCTCTCCAACAACGGGCGCCTAAGCGTAACTCACGCATCAAGCGGGCCACGGTCCGCTTCCACCAGCCCAATCGGGTCACGGTGACGGTGACGGAGTACGTCACCGCCGGATACGTGATGCGACAAGGACAATATTATGAAGTCCTAGAGAATGGGGTGGTGAGCCAACAATCGGTTACCCAGCCGAAGAGTGGTACGCCGGTATACGGTAACTTTAAGTCGGCCAAGACGTTACACCGGATGATTTTACAGTATGCCAAATTGAGCGCGCCAATTAAACATAGCATTAGCGAAATTCAAGCATCACCAACCAAAACGGACCCCCAGCGGATACATTTGTTCATGAACGACGGCAATGAAGTGTATGCCAGTTTAACGACATTTGCCCGTAAAATGGCGTATTATCCGAGCATTGCTAGCAAGATGAAACAAAAGGGAGTTGTCAATTTGGAAGTGGGAGCTTATTCGTACGCTTTTAAGAAATAA
- the ftsA gene encoding cell division protein FtsA → MDNSGMYVGLDIGTTSIKVIVAENVKGQMNVIGVGNERSNGVSRGVIVDIDKAAEAIQRAIRQAEEKASIEIHDVIVGIPANMLKIETCSGMIAIDDQSREITGRDVRNVAAAALIQSLPPEREVVDILADEFVVDGFDGIKDPRGMVGVRLELHGTLFTGPKTIMHNTRKAVKQAGLHLRGTVINPMAQGMMVMNDGEQDFGTILIDLGGGQSTAAVIHDHQLKYIDVDQEGGQFITKDISVVLNTSLDSAEKLKRDYGYADSTQASDEDEFPVDVVGQSQPTPVSEKYLAEIIEARLDQVFKRLRTNLDKVQALELPGGIVLTGGVAALPGITALATDEFGTNVRVYVPDQMGLRHPSFTLALALVNYFGGLSEIDLLIKSALTGSTQLADETDELRQREAEAAPRSSEPEMRPTSQSDVKKPKAKKNNRSERFKKFFSDFFD, encoded by the coding sequence ATGGATAATTCAGGGATGTACGTAGGTCTCGATATAGGAACCACCTCAATAAAAGTCATTGTTGCTGAAAATGTTAAAGGGCAAATGAACGTTATTGGCGTGGGGAATGAACGTTCGAATGGTGTCAGTCGCGGTGTGATCGTGGACATTGACAAAGCAGCTGAAGCAATTCAGCGCGCTATTCGGCAAGCCGAAGAAAAGGCTAGTATCGAAATTCACGATGTCATTGTGGGAATTCCCGCAAATATGTTAAAAATTGAAACTTGTAGCGGCATGATTGCCATTGATGATCAATCGCGGGAAATTACCGGCCGTGACGTGCGTAACGTTGCGGCAGCCGCGTTGATTCAGAGTCTCCCCCCAGAGCGCGAAGTCGTCGACATCCTCGCCGATGAGTTTGTCGTGGATGGGTTCGACGGGATTAAGGATCCCCGTGGAATGGTGGGCGTGCGCTTGGAATTGCACGGCACGCTCTTCACGGGACCCAAGACCATTATGCACAATACCCGCAAAGCGGTCAAACAAGCCGGGTTACATTTACGGGGAACTGTGATTAATCCAATGGCGCAAGGCATGATGGTGATGAACGACGGGGAACAAGACTTCGGGACGATTTTGATTGATTTGGGTGGCGGTCAGTCGACCGCGGCCGTGATTCACGACCATCAACTCAAATACATCGACGTCGACCAGGAGGGTGGTCAATTCATCACCAAGGATATTTCGGTGGTCTTGAACACCTCATTGGACAGTGCCGAAAAGTTAAAACGCGACTACGGGTATGCAGACTCGACACAAGCCAGTGACGAAGACGAATTTCCAGTCGACGTGGTTGGGCAAAGCCAACCCACGCCGGTGTCGGAAAAATACTTAGCGGAAATTATTGAAGCCCGGCTGGACCAGGTCTTCAAACGGTTACGCACCAACTTAGATAAGGTTCAGGCCTTAGAGCTCCCCGGGGGCATTGTCCTAACCGGTGGCGTGGCGGCGTTGCCTGGGATTACGGCGTTAGCGACCGACGAGTTTGGGACCAACGTTCGTGTCTACGTGCCGGATCAAATGGGGTTGCGACACCCGTCGTTTACCCTGGCCTTAGCCCTCGTCAATTACTTTGGCGGTCTCAGCGAGATCGATCTCCTGATTAAGAGCGCCTTAACGGGGTCCACCCAGTTAGCCGACGAAACCGACGAGCTTCGGCAACGTGAAGCCGAGGCTGCCCCTCGCAGTTCCGAGCCGGAAATGCGGCCGACGAGTCAAAGCGACGTTAAGAAACCTAAAGCCAAAAAGAACAATCGATCCGAACGGTTCAAGAAGTTCTTTAGCGACTTCTTCGACTAA
- the ftsZ gene encoding cell division protein FtsZ: MEYSLDSAQNHGANIKVIGVGGGGNNAVNRMITEDVKGVEFIVANTDVQALEASKAETKIQLGPKLTRGLGAGANPEIGAKAAEESEEAITEALEGADMVFVTAGMGGGTGNGAAPIVAKIAKESGALTVGVVTRPFSFEGPRRARFAAEGVAAMKENVDTLIIIANNRLLEIVDKKTPMMEAFQEADNVLRQGVQGISDLITSPGYVNLDFADVKTVMKDQGSALMGIGSANGENRTEDATKKAISSPLLEVSIDGAEQVLLNITGGPDLSLFEAQAASQIVSDAATSDVNIIFGTSIDEELGDEVRVTVIATGIDKKREEKEAGRSRVARRANAGNANQAASQSTQPTTRANAQANEQPKSDPFGNWDIREPAHRPEPQPKSGNDEFAGVDKPDFNIFNPSSNQSSAADDDQGEDTPPFFKRRRK; the protein is encoded by the coding sequence ATGGAATATTCATTAGATTCTGCTCAAAATCATGGCGCCAACATTAAAGTGATTGGCGTCGGCGGCGGGGGTAACAACGCCGTTAACCGGATGATTACGGAAGACGTTAAGGGCGTCGAATTCATCGTTGCCAACACCGATGTGCAGGCCTTGGAAGCTTCGAAGGCCGAAACTAAAATTCAACTTGGCCCGAAGTTAACTCGGGGACTCGGTGCCGGAGCTAATCCGGAAATCGGGGCGAAGGCCGCCGAAGAAAGTGAAGAAGCCATCACCGAAGCCTTGGAAGGGGCCGACATGGTCTTCGTCACCGCCGGAATGGGCGGTGGGACCGGGAACGGTGCCGCACCAATCGTAGCGAAGATTGCCAAGGAAAGTGGCGCTTTGACGGTGGGGGTTGTCACCCGGCCGTTTAGCTTTGAGGGTCCTCGGCGAGCACGGTTTGCCGCCGAAGGGGTTGCGGCCATGAAGGAAAACGTCGACACGTTGATCATCATTGCTAACAATCGCCTATTAGAAATTGTTGACAAGAAGACGCCAATGATGGAAGCCTTCCAGGAAGCCGATAACGTTTTACGTCAAGGCGTTCAAGGAATCTCCGATCTGATTACCAGCCCTGGGTACGTGAACTTGGACTTCGCCGACGTGAAAACGGTCATGAAGGATCAAGGGTCCGCCTTAATGGGGATTGGGTCCGCTAACGGCGAAAATCGGACGGAAGATGCCACTAAGAAAGCCATTTCTTCACCGTTATTGGAAGTTTCCATCGATGGGGCCGAACAAGTCCTCTTGAACATTACCGGGGGTCCCGACCTGTCATTGTTTGAAGCCCAAGCGGCCTCACAGATTGTGTCCGATGCGGCCACTAGTGACGTAAACATCATCTTCGGGACGTCGATTGACGAAGAACTTGGCGATGAAGTTCGGGTGACCGTGATTGCCACCGGGATCGACAAGAAGCGAGAAGAAAAGGAAGCCGGTCGTAGTCGGGTTGCGCGGCGAGCTAACGCGGGCAATGCCAACCAAGCGGCCAGTCAATCAACCCAGCCAACAACGCGTGCCAACGCTCAAGCTAATGAGCAACCTAAGAGCGATCCGTTTGGTAACTGGGATATTCGCGAACCAGCTCACCGGCCAGAACCCCAACCTAAGTCGGGGAACGACGAATTTGCTGGGGTTGACAAACCAGATTTTAACATTTTTAACCCAAGTTCCAATCAGAGTTCGGCAGCGGACGACGATCAGGGCGAGGATACGCCTCCGTTTTTCAAGCGGCGACGCAAGTAA
- a CDS encoding cell division protein SepF: MADKFSLSKFFGMNDDYDEDYQEPSPVTSQQQPQVKSAVSQRPVDTRKVVAMRSAKPNSSHIAICEPRIYSDAKGIAKQITTGDAVIVNFARVDEAQAQRIVDFLNGTAFAVGGEIKRIGEQIFLCTPHNFEVSGDVAANLGTQFTS, translated from the coding sequence ATGGCGGATAAGTTTAGTCTAAGTAAGTTTTTCGGCATGAACGATGATTATGACGAAGACTATCAGGAACCTAGCCCGGTGACTTCGCAACAACAGCCACAGGTCAAATCGGCGGTTTCTCAGCGGCCCGTCGACACTCGGAAGGTGGTTGCCATGCGGTCAGCAAAACCAAATTCAAGCCACATCGCGATTTGTGAACCACGAATTTATTCGGATGCGAAGGGCATCGCTAAGCAAATTACCACGGGAGATGCGGTAATTGTGAACTTTGCGCGAGTTGATGAAGCCCAAGCGCAACGTATCGTGGATTTTCTTAACGGAACGGCCTTTGCGGTCGGCGGTGAAATCAAGCGGATTGGCGAACAAATTTTTCTGTGTACGCCACATAATTTCGAGGTGAGTGGCGACGTTGCGGCAAACCTCGGAACGCAATTTACGTCATAA
- a CDS encoding YggT family protein: MITTAVSLAVINLVAFIFKILNWLVGAYVLLIVIYALLSWLPGGYQSRFGQLIGRLVEPFLSYFNFIAVGPLGFGPVVAIIVLTVVQYGLQALEEFILRLLF, from the coding sequence GTGATTACTACTGCAGTAAGTTTAGCGGTCATTAACTTGGTTGCCTTCATTTTTAAGATTTTGAACTGGCTAGTGGGCGCGTATGTCCTGTTAATCGTGATCTACGCGTTACTCAGCTGGTTACCAGGCGGGTATCAATCCCGTTTTGGTCAATTAATTGGCCGGTTAGTGGAACCATTTCTCAGTTATTTCAACTTTATTGCCGTGGGACCTTTAGGGTTTGGCCCGGTCGTGGCCATTATTGTGTTAACGGTGGTTCAGTATGGGCTACAAGCCCTAGAGGAGTTTATTTTGCGGCTGCTGTTCTAG
- a CDS encoding RNA-binding protein translates to MDENITQHFRPEEAPFIDAVGNWLQQVQDEYRPVLTHFLNPRQVYVATTLARRADIPVRFSGGFTAAEMQRALFYPDYYAPEAKDFELTLLRVDYPVKFATLHHSQILGTLLGSGIEREIIGDIVTDGQTWQLVTEANMADYLTGQIERIGRVKARLVTTTWDTLVQREDEWEPEAATLSSLRLDSIVGTGFHLSRHRAKELIEAGRVRVNWANTEKPDYELAVADLVSVRGFGRIRLDEVGGRTKKEKIRVILAVLKK, encoded by the coding sequence GTGGATGAGAATATCACGCAACATTTTCGGCCGGAAGAGGCCCCATTTATCGATGCGGTCGGCAACTGGCTACAACAGGTGCAAGACGAGTATCGACCGGTGTTGACCCACTTCCTGAATCCCCGGCAGGTCTACGTGGCCACTACCCTGGCACGCCGGGCGGATATTCCGGTGCGGTTCAGTGGGGGCTTTACCGCGGCAGAAATGCAACGGGCGCTCTTTTATCCGGATTATTACGCCCCCGAAGCCAAAGACTTCGAGCTGACGTTGTTACGGGTGGATTATCCGGTCAAGTTCGCCACGCTACATCATAGTCAGATCCTGGGAACACTTCTGGGATCCGGTATTGAACGAGAAATTATTGGAGACATTGTGACAGACGGTCAGACTTGGCAATTGGTTACCGAAGCCAATATGGCCGATTATTTAACGGGTCAGATTGAGCGGATTGGGCGGGTTAAGGCCCGCCTGGTCACGACAACCTGGGACACGTTAGTCCAGCGTGAAGACGAGTGGGAACCGGAAGCGGCGACCCTATCGTCCTTACGGTTGGATAGCATCGTCGGAACGGGTTTTCATTTATCCCGTCACCGGGCCAAGGAACTGATCGAAGCCGGTCGGGTCCGGGTTAACTGGGCGAATACGGAGAAACCCGACTACGAGTTAGCCGTGGCGGATCTAGTTTCCGTGCGGGGATTCGGGCGAATTCGCCTCGATGAGGTGGGTGGCCGAACCAAAAAAGAAAAAATTCGGGTAATCCTAGCGGTGCTGAAGAAATAG
- a CDS encoding DivIVA domain-containing protein — translation MVLSPLDIHNKEFGTKMRGYNVDEVNDFLDQVIKDYQITLNHNKELEEQLDAANEKLKYFNDLKDSLNQSILVAQEAADKVKANSQKESEIIIREAQKQSSDIVSEATNKGNQIMDEASKRAKKLAVETDDLKKSTRVFRQRLQVMLESQLEVVKSNDWDDLLKEGSMSSYEEIKKVVGDRLDNATEQGVNSKAPQEDDGTTAVAETPVTDTGDASQETVVIFPDNDQNHYDQKSK, via the coding sequence ATGGTACTTAGTCCATTAGATATTCATAATAAAGAATTCGGAACGAAGATGCGGGGTTATAACGTCGATGAGGTCAATGATTTCTTAGATCAAGTGATCAAAGACTACCAAATCACGTTGAATCACAATAAGGAATTGGAAGAACAATTAGATGCGGCCAACGAAAAGCTCAAGTACTTTAACGACTTGAAGGATTCGCTGAACCAATCCATCTTGGTGGCCCAAGAGGCGGCCGACAAGGTGAAGGCTAACTCGCAAAAAGAATCCGAAATTATTATTCGTGAGGCCCAAAAGCAAAGTTCCGACATCGTTTCTGAAGCCACTAACAAGGGTAACCAGATTATGGACGAAGCTTCGAAGCGCGCCAAGAAACTGGCCGTTGAGACCGACGATTTGAAGAAGAGTACCCGGGTCTTCCGGCAACGACTTCAAGTTATGTTAGAAAGTCAACTCGAAGTGGTCAAGTCTAACGACTGGGACGATCTGCTGAAGGAAGGGTCCATGTCGAGCTACGAGGAAATCAAGAAGGTCGTGGGTGATCGACTTGACAACGCCACGGAACAAGGCGTAAACTCAAAAGCACCGCAGGAAGACGATGGCACCACGGCCGTGGCGGAAACGCCGGTAACGGATACGGGTGATGCAAGTCAAGAGACCGTCGTCATTTTCCCGGATAATGACCAAAATCATTACGATCAAAAAAGTAAGTAA
- the ileS gene encoding isoleucine--tRNA ligase, producing the protein MRVKDTLNLGKTKFKMRGNLPVKEVDRQKAWADNKLYQARQKLNEGKPTFILHDGPPYANGPIHMGHAMNKISKDIIVRYKSMNGFRAPYVPGWDTHGLPIEQQLTKAGYDRKKMSTSAFRDLCREYALKQVDQQREGFKRLGVSADWDNPYLTLKPEFEDAEVRVFGKMAERGLIYRGKKPVYWSWSSESAMAEAEVEYHDVTSPSAFFAEEVVDGKGVLDTNTYFVVWTTTPWTVPASEGVTLDAGIEYAVVKPANDDRQFVLASTLVAENAERFGWEDVQVVKTVLGKDLENITAQHPFIADRKLVVMLGDFVTTESGTGLVHTAPGLGEDDFNVGALYHLPVLVPVDDKGYMTEEAGPDFKGVFYEDANQIALDKLKENNALLKYMPYEHSYPFDWRTKKPVIFRATPQWFASVDKVRDEILASLKDVSFKPDWGQRRLANMIKDRGDWVISRQRVWGVPLPIFYAEDGTAILETATINHVADLFAKYGSNVWFDREAKDLLPDGYTNEHSPHGEFTKETDIMDVWFDSGTSHQGVLAERDDLVYPADLYLEGSDQYRGWFNSSLITSVAAEGQAPYKQVVSQGFTLDKDGHKMSKSLGNTIAPSEIIQKMGADIVRLWVTSVDTSADVRVSTEAFVKISDSYKKLRNTMRYLLANTSDFDPQTDTVAVNDLQAVDRHMLYRLNEFVKDVKADYDDYNFLNIYKELMNFVITELSAFYLDFAKDVLYIESANSPVRRSMQTVFYQIAVTLTKLLTPILPHTTEEIWSFLKEPEDFVQLAEMPAVLDLPDTNEVQDQGETSAWDRFMTVRSDVLKALEEARNAKLIGKAAEAHLDLYVSADVQTLFDQLDVNVQQILLVSGLDVKAYDQKPADALDFGNVAIVVTPAEGDECQRCRLIKTDVGSDAAYPHFCARCAAIVRKDFPETATDGFDE; encoded by the coding sequence ATGCGAGTGAAAGACACGCTGAACTTGGGTAAGACCAAGTTTAAAATGCGGGGCAACTTACCGGTCAAGGAAGTTGACCGGCAAAAGGCCTGGGCGGATAACAAACTGTATCAAGCCCGCCAGAAATTAAACGAAGGGAAACCGACCTTTATTCTACACGATGGGCCACCGTACGCGAACGGACCGATCCACATGGGCCACGCGATGAACAAGATTTCTAAGGACATCATCGTGCGTTACAAGTCCATGAACGGGTTCCGCGCGCCTTACGTTCCCGGCTGGGATACGCACGGCCTACCAATTGAACAACAATTGACCAAGGCCGGTTACGACCGTAAGAAGATGTCCACTTCCGCGTTCCGGGACCTATGTCGCGAATACGCCTTAAAGCAGGTCGACCAACAACGGGAAGGCTTCAAGCGCTTAGGCGTTTCGGCCGACTGGGACAATCCCTACCTGACGTTGAAGCCAGAATTCGAAGACGCAGAAGTACGGGTCTTCGGTAAGATGGCCGAACGGGGCTTGATTTACCGGGGCAAGAAGCCAGTTTACTGGTCTTGGTCCTCCGAATCGGCCATGGCCGAAGCCGAAGTGGAATACCACGACGTGACGTCACCATCCGCGTTCTTCGCTGAAGAAGTGGTTGACGGCAAGGGCGTCTTAGACACCAACACGTACTTCGTGGTTTGGACCACGACGCCGTGGACCGTGCCCGCTTCCGAAGGGGTCACCCTTGACGCCGGCATTGAATATGCCGTGGTCAAGCCCGCTAACGACGACCGGCAATTCGTCCTGGCCAGCACGTTGGTCGCCGAAAACGCCGAGCGCTTTGGTTGGGAAGACGTGCAAGTGGTCAAGACCGTGCTCGGAAAAGATTTGGAAAACATCACGGCCCAACACCCGTTCATCGCCGACCGTAAATTAGTGGTGATGTTAGGGGACTTCGTGACAACCGAATCCGGGACTGGTCTGGTTCACACGGCTCCTGGTTTAGGGGAAGACGACTTTAACGTCGGCGCACTCTACCACTTACCGGTTCTGGTTCCCGTGGACGATAAGGGTTACATGACCGAAGAAGCCGGTCCCGATTTTAAGGGTGTGTTCTACGAAGATGCCAACCAAATCGCTTTAGACAAGCTGAAGGAAAACAACGCCTTACTGAAGTACATGCCCTACGAACACAGTTATCCGTTTGACTGGCGGACCAAGAAGCCGGTCATCTTCCGGGCAACGCCGCAGTGGTTCGCTTCCGTGGACAAGGTCCGTGACGAGATTCTGGCCAGTTTAAAGGACGTTTCCTTTAAGCCGGACTGGGGCCAACGTCGCTTAGCTAACATGATTAAGGACCGGGGCGACTGGGTCATTTCCCGGCAACGGGTCTGGGGTGTGCCACTACCGATCTTCTACGCCGAAGACGGCACGGCCATCTTAGAAACGGCAACGATTAACCACGTGGCCGACTTGTTTGCCAAGTATGGCTCCAACGTCTGGTTCGACCGTGAGGCTAAGGACCTGTTACCAGACGGCTACACCAACGAGCATTCGCCCCACGGTGAATTCACCAAGGAAACCGACATCATGGACGTGTGGTTCGATTCTGGGACTTCCCACCAGGGAGTTCTGGCTGAACGTGACGACTTAGTCTACCCGGCTGACCTGTACCTGGAAGGGTCCGACCAATACCGGGGCTGGTTCAACTCTAGTCTAATCACCAGTGTGGCCGCCGAAGGTCAGGCACCGTATAAACAGGTCGTGTCCCAAGGGTTTACCCTGGATAAGGACGGCCACAAGATGTCTAAGTCCCTAGGTAACACGATTGCGCCGAGCGAAATCATCCAGAAGATGGGGGCCGATATCGTCCGTCTCTGGGTCACTTCCGTGGATACTTCCGCCGACGTGCGGGTATCAACCGAAGCCTTCGTCAAGATTTCCGACAGCTACAAGAAGCTGCGGAACACTATGCGCTACCTGCTGGCCAATACTAGCGATTTCGATCCGCAGACCGATACGGTTGCCGTCAACGACTTACAGGCCGTGGACCGGCACATGCTTTATCGGTTGAACGAGTTCGTTAAGGACGTCAAGGCCGACTACGACGACTACAACTTCTTGAATATCTACAAGGAATTGATGAACTTCGTAATCACCGAATTGTCCGCCTTCTACCTGGACTTTGCCAAGGATGTCTTGTACATCGAATCCGCTAACAGTCCGGTTCGGCGCTCAATGCAAACGGTCTTCTACCAGATTGCCGTGACGTTGACCAAGTTATTGACGCCAATTCTGCCCCACACCACCGAAGAAATCTGGTCCTTCTTGAAGGAACCAGAAGATTTCGTTCAGTTGGCGGAAATGCCCGCCGTCTTAGACTTACCGGACACTAACGAGGTTCAAGATCAAGGCGAAACGTCGGCTTGGGACCGCTTCATGACGGTTCGGAGCGACGTCTTGAAGGCTTTGGAAGAAGCTCGGAATGCCAAGTTGATCGGGAAGGCCGCCGAAGCTCACTTGGATCTTTACGTGAGTGCCGACGTGCAAACGCTATTTGACCAACTTGACGTGAACGTTCAACAAATCCTGTTGGTTTCTGGGTTAGACGTCAAAGCCTACGACCAAAAACCAGCTGACGCGTTAGATTTCGGTAACGTGGCCATTGTGGTCACCCCAGCCGAAGGCGACGAGTGTCAACGTTGCCGGTTGATCAAGACCGACGTGGGCAGCGATGCCGCTTACCCACACTTCTGTGCCCGGTGTGCCGCCATCGTCCGGAAGGATTTTCCGGAAACGGCCACGGACGGGTTTGACGAATAA
- a CDS encoding cold shock domain-containing protein: MLTGTVKSYSEQRGFGFIKTPADGEVFVYYTGILGDGFRKLEAGQTVQFVIVQGQRGPQAAKVTPVVTADQEA; encoded by the coding sequence ATGTTAACCGGTACGGTAAAAAGTTATAGTGAACAACGAGGCTTTGGCTTCATTAAAACACCGGCGGACGGCGAGGTGTTTGTGTATTACACGGGCATTTTAGGCGACGGCTTTCGGAAACTGGAAGCGGGTCAGACCGTTCAGTTCGTGATTGTGCAAGGCCAACGGGGGCCGCAAGCGGCCAAAGTGACCCCGGTCGTGACCGCGGATCAGGAGGCGTAG
- a CDS encoding NUDIX hydrolase has protein sequence MDLEEHVESSETLYDGVIVRLERQQVRLPNGEAATREIVRHVGAVGILALPDPDHMILERQWRAPIAKATLEIPAGKLDSRDADNIEHAVRRELNEEIRYEPGTLKRITGFYSSVGFSDEYMTLFMATDLKPVTTELPRDQGENLELLTVTKAEAQAMIDRGEIEDAKTITAIYYWLLQK, from the coding sequence ATGGACTTAGAAGAACACGTTGAATCTTCGGAAACGCTGTACGATGGGGTAATTGTCCGCTTGGAACGACAACAAGTCCGCTTGCCTAACGGTGAAGCGGCAACCCGGGAGATTGTGCGGCACGTCGGCGCGGTAGGTATCTTAGCCCTACCAGATCCCGACCACATGATTCTGGAACGGCAGTGGCGTGCGCCCATCGCTAAAGCAACCTTAGAAATTCCAGCCGGCAAGCTCGATAGTCGCGATGCCGACAACATCGAACATGCGGTTCGGCGGGAATTAAATGAAGAGATTCGTTACGAACCGGGAACATTGAAACGGATCACCGGGTTTTATTCAAGCGTTGGGTTTTCCGACGAATACATGACGTTATTCATGGCAACCGATTTGAAACCGGTGACCACGGAGCTCCCCCGCGACCAGGGGGAAAACTTGGAACTGTTGACGGTCACGAAAGCGGAGGCACAAGCCATGATTGACCGCGGCGAGATCGAAGACGCCAAGACCATTACGGCCATCTATTACTGGCTTTTACAAAAGTAG